One genomic region from Actinocatenispora thailandica encodes:
- a CDS encoding aldo/keto reductase, protein MKTFTLPGTDIVAPNVVLGLMRIQDKTDEEVRTLVSTARDAGITFLDHADVYGSSLHGCERRFAEALKLTPSERERFVIQSKAGIVPAGPYFDFSYEHIVESVNGSLAALGTDYLDILLLHRPDALVEPAEVARAFDELSAAGKVRAFGVSNHTPRQIDLLRTHVTQPIVANQLQLSITHAPMIAQGVAANMQGLDQSIARDDGIVDYCRLNDITVQAWSPFQAGFFDGPFLGSDRYPELNAVVDRLAGKYQVPAEAIAVAWITRHPAQMQVVLGTTTPERVAAAALGSELPLTRAEWYELFRAAGYTVP, encoded by the coding sequence GTGAAGACCTTCACCCTGCCCGGCACCGACATCGTGGCGCCGAACGTCGTCCTCGGGCTCATGCGCATCCAGGACAAGACGGACGAGGAGGTACGGACGCTGGTGAGTACGGCGCGGGACGCCGGGATCACCTTCCTCGACCACGCCGACGTGTACGGATCCAGCCTGCACGGCTGCGAGCGCCGCTTCGCCGAGGCGCTGAAGCTGACCCCGTCCGAACGCGAACGGTTCGTGATCCAGTCGAAGGCCGGCATCGTGCCAGCAGGGCCTTACTTCGACTTCTCCTACGAGCACATCGTCGAGTCGGTCAACGGCTCGCTGGCGGCGCTCGGCACCGACTACCTGGACATCCTGCTGCTGCACCGGCCCGACGCGCTGGTCGAGCCGGCGGAGGTCGCCCGGGCCTTCGACGAGCTGTCGGCGGCCGGCAAGGTGCGCGCGTTCGGCGTCTCGAACCACACGCCGCGCCAGATCGACCTGCTGCGCACGCACGTCACGCAGCCGATCGTGGCGAACCAGCTGCAACTGTCGATCACGCACGCGCCGATGATCGCCCAGGGCGTCGCGGCGAACATGCAGGGCCTGGACCAGTCGATCGCCCGCGACGACGGGATCGTCGACTACTGCCGGCTGAACGACATCACGGTCCAGGCGTGGTCGCCGTTCCAGGCCGGCTTCTTCGACGGTCCGTTCCTCGGTTCGGACCGCTATCCCGAGCTGAACGCGGTGGTCGACCGCCTCGCCGGGAAGTACCAGGTGCCGGCCGAGGCGATCGCCGTCGCGTGGATCACCCGCCACCCGGCGCAGATGCAGGTCGTGCTCGGCACCACCACGCCCGAGCGGGTGGCCGCCGCGGCCCTCGGCTCGGAACTGCCACTCACCCGCGCCGAGTGGTACGAACTGTTCCGCGCCGCCGGATACACCGTGCCGTGA
- a CDS encoding response regulator transcription factor has translation MRAVIAEDSLLLRIGVVKVLEAAGFQVCAQVTDAEGLLAAVEEHRPDIAVVDVRMPPGFTDEGVRAALVIRRQYPRTAVLLLSQYVEERYAADLLAANTSGVGYLLKQRVADVEEFTEAVRRVAAGGTALDPQVVAQLLVRRHSDPLDRLTPREREVLELMAGGRSNSGIAAELVVSESAVAKHINSIFTKLDLPRADADHRRVLAVLRFLGVATA, from the coding sequence GTGCGCGCCGTGATCGCCGAGGATTCCCTCTTGCTGCGCATCGGCGTGGTCAAGGTGCTGGAGGCGGCCGGCTTCCAGGTGTGCGCGCAGGTCACCGACGCGGAAGGGCTGCTGGCGGCCGTCGAGGAGCACCGGCCCGACATCGCCGTGGTCGACGTGCGCATGCCGCCCGGCTTCACCGACGAGGGAGTACGCGCCGCGCTGGTGATCCGCCGCCAGTACCCGCGTACCGCCGTGCTCCTGCTGTCGCAGTACGTGGAGGAGCGGTACGCCGCCGATCTGCTCGCCGCCAACACCTCGGGCGTCGGCTACCTGCTCAAGCAACGGGTCGCCGACGTCGAGGAGTTCACCGAGGCGGTACGACGGGTGGCGGCCGGCGGCACCGCGCTCGACCCGCAGGTCGTCGCGCAGCTGCTGGTGCGCCGGCACAGCGACCCGCTCGACCGGCTGACACCGCGCGAGCGGGAGGTGCTGGAGCTGATGGCGGGCGGCCGGTCCAATTCCGGCATCGCGGCCGAACTGGTGGTGAGCGAGAGCGCGGTCGCCAAGCACATCAACAGCATCTTCACCAAGCTCGACCTGCCCAGGGCCGACGCCGACCACCGCCGCGTCCTGGCGGTACTGCGCTTCCTCGGCGTCGCGACCGCATAG
- a CDS encoding pyridoxamine 5'-phosphate oxidase family protein — protein MGQIGGHTGNVITDRIRVRRAADRGRYTRADVEQVLDASLVAHVAFVDSGQPWCIPFLHARVGDVVYLHGSTGSRAMRVLAAGAEACLTVTVLDGLVLARSVFEHSANYRSAVLFGRFAPVSPDRRAVALRAFTERLVPGRWDEVRGPSEKELAKTSILAMAWDEASVKVRTGPPSDGRSPDATDDAWAGVLPFATGFGPPQPAPELPVGLPLPRSVRAVYGPDPDAAKEGRQNRR, from the coding sequence GTGGGCCAGATCGGCGGCCACACTGGCAACGTGATCACAGATCGTATTCGCGTGCGGCGCGCGGCCGACCGCGGCCGGTACACGCGGGCCGACGTCGAGCAGGTGCTGGATGCGTCGCTGGTCGCGCACGTCGCGTTCGTCGACTCGGGGCAGCCCTGGTGCATACCGTTCCTGCACGCCCGCGTCGGCGATGTCGTCTACCTGCACGGCTCTACCGGGAGCCGCGCCATGCGGGTGCTCGCCGCGGGTGCGGAGGCGTGCCTGACGGTGACGGTTCTCGACGGGCTGGTGCTGGCGCGGTCGGTGTTCGAACACTCTGCCAACTACCGCTCCGCAGTACTTTTCGGGCGATTCGCGCCCGTGTCGCCGGACCGGCGGGCGGTCGCGCTGCGTGCCTTCACCGAGCGGCTGGTACCCGGACGATGGGACGAGGTGCGCGGACCGTCGGAGAAGGAACTGGCGAAGACGAGCATCCTGGCGATGGCGTGGGACGAGGCGTCGGTCAAGGTACGTACCGGCCCGCCCAGCGACGGCCGGAGCCCCGACGCGACCGACGACGCGTGGGCGGGGGTCCTGCCGTTCGCCACCGGATTCGGGCCACCCCAACCGGCACCGGAACTGCCGGTGGGCCTGCCCCTGCCGCGCAGCGTCCGGGCCGTCTACGGCCCGGATCCCGACGCGGCGAAGGAGGGCCGGCAGAACCGCCGATGA
- a CDS encoding DinB family protein, with protein sequence MTRFVDEDLHGAEFRECDLTGARLVGVVMQDALIDGLVSNLVVNGVEVTEYVEAELDRRHPVRVLIRSEDPAELHEAARQLDADWAATIARIRRTPGVERRSVNDEWSAAQTMRHLVFVHDSWFRRCCLGSTAPFTPMGLGPNVEPYRGAHGLDLSLDPALDEIVSVRQAQAAELEAWLAGVTAEQLAAPAPVPADDVWPPYARGRSVRQCLGTVLTETFEHHGFCVRDLDLIEAQDAE encoded by the coding sequence ATGACGCGATTTGTGGACGAGGACCTGCACGGTGCGGAGTTTCGCGAGTGCGACCTGACCGGGGCGCGACTGGTTGGCGTCGTCATGCAGGATGCCCTGATCGACGGGCTCGTCAGCAACCTCGTGGTGAACGGTGTCGAGGTCACGGAGTACGTCGAGGCAGAGCTCGACCGGCGTCATCCGGTGCGGGTGCTGATCCGCTCCGAGGATCCGGCCGAGCTGCACGAGGCGGCGCGCCAGCTCGATGCCGACTGGGCCGCCACGATCGCGCGGATCCGCCGCACGCCCGGGGTCGAGCGCCGCAGCGTGAACGACGAGTGGTCGGCGGCGCAGACGATGCGGCATCTGGTCTTCGTCCACGACTCGTGGTTCCGCCGCTGCTGCCTGGGCTCCACGGCGCCGTTCACGCCGATGGGCCTCGGGCCGAACGTCGAGCCCTATCGTGGAGCGCACGGGCTCGACCTCTCGCTCGACCCGGCCCTGGATGAGATCGTCAGCGTGCGTCAGGCACAGGCCGCCGAACTCGAGGCGTGGCTGGCCGGGGTCACGGCTGAGCAGCTCGCCGCCCCAGCTCCGGTGCCGGCCGACGATGTCTGGCCGCCGTACGCGCGGGGCCGCTCGGTGCGCCAGTGTCTCGGCACGGTGCTCACCGAGACCTTCGAGCACCACGGTTTCTGCGTCCGCGATCTCGACCTGATCGAGGCGCAGGACGCCGAGTAG
- a CDS encoding aldo/keto reductase — protein sequence MHQRTIGGHPVSAIGLGGMPMSIEGRPDEERSIATIHAAIDAGVTLVDTADAYHRDANEVGHNEELIARALRGYGSGADGVLVATKGGHLRPGDGTWTRNGDPEYLKRAAKESARRLGVDAIGLYQFHRPDPSVPYADSVGAIRDLLDEGVIRMAGISNADVGQIDEAREVLGGRLASVQNQFSPAFRSSQGELEHCAELGIAFLPWSPLGGIKNAKDLAARHGVFQEVADEVGASVHRVTLAWQLALAPVVIPIPGASRPESIRDSAGAADLVLTADQVARLSA from the coding sequence ATGCACCAGCGCACCATCGGCGGTCATCCCGTCTCGGCGATCGGACTCGGCGGCATGCCCATGTCGATCGAGGGACGCCCCGACGAAGAACGTTCGATCGCGACCATCCACGCCGCGATCGACGCGGGGGTCACCCTCGTCGACACCGCCGACGCGTACCACCGCGACGCGAACGAGGTCGGGCACAACGAGGAGCTCATCGCTCGCGCGCTGCGTGGCTACGGCTCCGGCGCCGACGGCGTACTCGTCGCGACCAAGGGCGGCCACCTGCGCCCCGGCGACGGCACGTGGACCCGCAACGGTGACCCCGAGTACCTCAAGCGCGCGGCCAAGGAGTCCGCCCGCCGCCTCGGCGTCGACGCGATCGGCCTGTACCAGTTCCACCGCCCGGACCCCTCGGTGCCGTACGCCGACTCGGTGGGCGCGATCCGCGACCTGCTCGACGAGGGCGTGATCCGGATGGCCGGCATCTCCAACGCCGATGTCGGGCAGATCGACGAGGCCCGCGAGGTCCTCGGCGGCCGGCTGGCGTCGGTGCAGAACCAGTTCTCGCCCGCGTTCCGCTCCAGCCAGGGCGAGCTCGAACACTGCGCCGAACTCGGTATCGCGTTCCTGCCGTGGAGCCCGCTCGGCGGCATCAAGAACGCCAAGGACCTCGCCGCTCGCCACGGCGTCTTCCAGGAGGTCGCGGACGAGGTCGGCGCGAGCGTCCACCGGGTCACCCTGGCATGGCAGCTGGCCCTCGCGCCGGTCGTGATCCCGATCCCCGGCGCCTCCCGCCCCGAGAGCATCCGTGACTCCGCGGGCGCCGCCGACCTCGTGCTCACGGCCGACCAGGTCGCGCGCCTGTCCGCCTGA
- a CDS encoding MFS transporter has product MRRQHGLGEDFRRLWAGYTVSAAGSAVGSGALPLIALLALHASTFQVSLLAGLSAVASAAIALPLGVRIEYRRKRPVMMSADVLRFAVLASVPAAAALGVLTYPQLCVVGVVQTAASVAFNAASGAHLKALVEPAGRIRANSAFETTNWVSSSAGPPLGGLLIGVLGTTATMAVDAMSFLGSVAGIHRIRRPEPTPPARTDPPHLWRDVTAGWRHLLARRGLRVLFVNSLLFGGPVMMASPLMAVLMLRNLGLAPWQYGLALGLPCLGGVLGSHLTPALTRRLGPRRTLLLSGAGRAPWLLLLPLTPAGALGVGAIVAIDFGLLFAAGVFNPSFSTYRMDATDDAFMSRVVTSWSISSRVVQALFMLAGGVIADLLGVRPALAIAGTLCLASAFLLPWRHRRSAAVPAPRAEPAAVAPRPETAAPD; this is encoded by the coding sequence TTGCGTCGCCAACACGGGCTCGGTGAGGACTTCCGCAGGCTGTGGGCCGGTTACACGGTCAGCGCCGCGGGGAGCGCGGTCGGCTCGGGGGCGCTGCCGCTGATCGCGCTGCTGGCCCTGCACGCCTCGACGTTCCAGGTGTCGCTGCTGGCGGGGTTGTCGGCGGTCGCCAGCGCGGCGATCGCGCTACCGCTGGGCGTGCGGATCGAGTACCGGCGCAAGCGCCCGGTGATGATGTCCGCGGACGTGCTGCGCTTCGCGGTGCTGGCGAGCGTGCCCGCCGCCGCGGCCCTGGGGGTACTGACCTACCCGCAGTTGTGCGTCGTCGGCGTCGTGCAGACAGCGGCCTCGGTGGCGTTCAACGCGGCGAGCGGCGCGCATCTCAAGGCGCTCGTCGAGCCGGCCGGCCGGATCCGAGCCAACAGCGCCTTCGAAACGACGAACTGGGTCAGCTCCAGTGCGGGCCCACCGCTGGGCGGACTGCTGATCGGCGTGCTGGGCACGACGGCGACGATGGCGGTGGACGCGATGTCCTTCCTCGGCTCGGTGGCCGGGATCCACCGCATCCGCCGGCCGGAGCCCACCCCACCCGCCCGTACCGACCCGCCGCACCTGTGGCGCGACGTCACCGCCGGATGGCGCCACCTGCTCGCCCGGCGCGGCCTGCGGGTGCTGTTCGTCAACTCCCTGCTGTTCGGCGGCCCGGTCATGATGGCATCGCCCCTGATGGCCGTGCTCATGCTGCGCAACCTGGGCCTGGCACCGTGGCAGTACGGCCTGGCACTCGGCCTGCCGTGCCTGGGCGGGGTGCTCGGTTCACACCTCACGCCCGCGCTGACCCGACGCCTGGGACCGCGCCGGACCCTGCTGCTGTCCGGAGCCGGCCGCGCACCCTGGCTACTCCTGCTGCCGCTGACACCCGCCGGCGCGCTCGGCGTCGGCGCGATCGTCGCCATCGACTTCGGCCTGCTGTTCGCCGCCGGGGTGTTCAACCCGTCGTTCTCGACCTATCGGATGGACGCGACCGACGATGCGTTCATGTCCCGCGTCGTCACCAGCTGGTCGATCAGCTCGCGGGTGGTGCAGGCGCTGTTCATGCTCGCCGGCGGCGTGATCGCCGACCTGCTGGGCGTTCGCCCGGCGCTCGCGATCGCCGGGACGCTGTGCCTGGCCAGCGCGTTCCTCCTACCATGGCGCCATCGTCGATCCGCCGCCGTGCCCGCCCCGCGCGCCGAGCCGGCGGCCGTCGCTCCCCGGCCCGAGACGGCCGCACCGGACTGA
- a CDS encoding aminotransferase class I/II-fold pyridoxal phosphate-dependent enzyme: MEYDEARWLVLARRPGERLADAVQRVVHDAIRAGSLRPGVRLPSSRTLAAHFGVSRGVVTEAYEQLTAQGYLVSRTKAAPVVAATDRSDGAPRRPAERSGTAPVRFDFTATTPDVAHFPAQRWAAYLSMAARSLPAAGYGYGDVRGTEHLRRTLADHLGRTRGVAADPEHILVTHGTAQAVDLLMRVLASAGGRCIAVEDPSLTSQADRIREHGLAVSPTPVDASGLRTDRLDVDAVILTPAHQFPTGVVLSGERRRQLVGWARRTGGLLVEDDYDAEFRYDRQPVRALHGLDPSSVAYLGTTSKTLAPALRLAWMVLPERYLPEARRIRHLMDVCPPAVDQEALALMIEHGHYDRHVRRARKTYQRRRRRLAEAVDERLPGCRIEGIAAGVHALLRLPPGANGAAVAERALDAGVSVAPLSRFALAATSFHGLVLGYGRIPRTGSTTRSPRWPRRSARDDRPGAGSIRDRPYRGVTRQAHRRTPAPGRIAAEAGCGPHSRCGRPPLRTLGGGTGSPVNRYLRVLRFALTQQANAYGFTLVIWGTGAVAIGSLGHPGPLDVFAYIGGALLSVVLIVATTFGPRGALHAVEPERRAFAAMHLLSVPVAIAAGWAPAALLNGWFGYFLASFTAVLAYEAILALQIDLSLIGARRPLDTEASPRLSTLRPRPANGGQPVTRQPDDLCPSVMCAVDGSPSSTEAARQAALLTPAGEPLRFVTVTREADLVGAWGSPRHLVLDGWQDRLGPALTAVPEGRTVEAYPILTSDPAGVALVREASRQHAGVIALGWHDHPHPWPGNVATIIHHAPCDLLIARLDHGAPRAFRVILTIFDGSAPGRTAVRVAATLAKRLSCQLTVLVTTPAPVPETSDATVLHRQPSRLGTALRQLPCDLLVAPHDGVGRPATHGLTMHFVRSCNASVLLLRAERSPGIRRIPRP, from the coding sequence ATGGAGTATGACGAGGCCAGATGGCTGGTGCTGGCGCGACGGCCCGGCGAGAGGCTCGCCGACGCGGTGCAGCGCGTCGTCCACGACGCCATCCGGGCCGGCTCGCTGCGGCCCGGCGTGCGGCTGCCGTCGTCGCGGACGCTGGCCGCCCACTTCGGGGTCTCCCGCGGCGTGGTCACCGAGGCGTACGAGCAGCTCACCGCGCAGGGATACCTGGTCAGCCGCACCAAGGCCGCGCCCGTCGTCGCCGCCACCGACCGGTCCGACGGCGCACCGCGGCGACCGGCCGAGCGGAGCGGCACCGCGCCGGTCCGGTTCGACTTCACGGCCACCACCCCCGATGTCGCGCACTTCCCGGCGCAGCGCTGGGCGGCGTACCTGTCGATGGCCGCCCGGTCGCTGCCGGCCGCCGGGTACGGCTACGGCGACGTGCGGGGAACCGAGCACCTGCGCCGGACCCTGGCCGACCACCTGGGGCGCACCCGTGGCGTGGCCGCGGATCCGGAGCACATCCTCGTCACGCACGGCACCGCGCAGGCCGTCGACCTGCTGATGCGCGTCCTCGCCAGCGCGGGCGGGCGGTGCATCGCGGTCGAGGACCCGTCGCTGACCAGCCAGGCCGACCGGATCCGGGAGCACGGACTCGCCGTGTCGCCGACACCGGTCGACGCGTCGGGCCTGCGGACCGACCGGCTCGACGTCGATGCGGTCATCCTCACGCCCGCGCACCAGTTCCCGACCGGGGTCGTGCTCTCCGGCGAACGTCGGCGGCAGCTGGTCGGTTGGGCCCGGCGCACCGGCGGGCTGCTGGTCGAGGACGACTACGACGCCGAGTTCCGTTACGACCGGCAGCCGGTGCGGGCCCTGCACGGCCTGGACCCCTCGTCCGTGGCCTACCTGGGCACCACGTCCAAGACGCTCGCGCCGGCGCTCCGCCTGGCGTGGATGGTCCTGCCGGAACGGTACCTGCCGGAGGCGCGCCGGATCCGGCACCTGATGGACGTCTGCCCGCCGGCGGTCGACCAGGAGGCGCTGGCCCTGATGATCGAGCACGGGCACTACGACCGGCATGTCCGTCGCGCCCGCAAGACGTACCAGCGGCGCCGGCGCCGGCTCGCCGAGGCCGTCGACGAGCGCCTGCCGGGCTGCCGGATCGAGGGCATCGCCGCGGGCGTGCACGCGCTGCTGCGGCTGCCGCCCGGCGCGAACGGCGCGGCCGTCGCGGAACGGGCGCTCGACGCGGGCGTCAGCGTGGCCCCGCTGAGCCGGTTCGCCTTGGCCGCCACGTCGTTCCACGGGCTCGTCCTCGGCTACGGACGCATCCCGAGGACCGGCTCGACGACGCGGTCGCCGCGCTGGCCTCGGCGATCCGCCCGTGACGATCGGCCCGGCGCGGGGAGCATCCGGGATCGCCCGTACCGTGGTGTCACCCGGCAGGCGCACCGCCGAACCCCCGCGCCGGGCCGCATCGCTGCCGAGGCGGGTTGCGGGCCGCATTCCCGGTGCGGGCGTCCACCCCTCCGTACACTGGGCGGGGGGACTGGTTCACCGGTGAATCGATATCTGCGCGTCTTGCGGTTCGCGCTCACCCAACAGGCGAACGCTTACGGGTTCACGCTTGTCATCTGGGGCACCGGTGCGGTGGCGATCGGGAGCCTCGGTCATCCTGGCCCGCTCGACGTGTTCGCCTACATCGGCGGTGCGTTGCTGTCCGTGGTGCTGATCGTGGCCACCACGTTCGGTCCCCGGGGCGCGCTGCACGCGGTGGAACCCGAGCGCCGCGCGTTCGCGGCCATGCACCTGCTGTCGGTGCCGGTGGCGATCGCGGCCGGGTGGGCACCGGCAGCCCTGCTGAACGGATGGTTCGGCTACTTCCTGGCCTCCTTCACCGCGGTCCTGGCCTACGAGGCGATACTCGCCCTGCAGATCGACCTCTCGTTGATCGGCGCGCGGCGACCGCTGGACACCGAGGCCAGCCCGCGCTTGAGTACCCTGCGGCCCCGGCCGGCGAACGGTGGCCAGCCCGTGACCCGCCAGCCCGACGACCTCTGCCCGAGCGTCATGTGCGCCGTCGATGGCAGCCCGTCCAGTACCGAAGCCGCGCGACAGGCGGCGCTGCTGACACCGGCGGGCGAGCCGCTGCGATTCGTGACGGTGACCCGGGAAGCCGATCTCGTCGGCGCGTGGGGCAGTCCACGCCACCTCGTCCTCGACGGCTGGCAGGATCGACTGGGGCCGGCGCTGACGGCCGTGCCGGAAGGCAGGACGGTCGAGGCGTACCCGATCCTGACCTCGGACCCGGCCGGTGTCGCACTCGTCCGGGAAGCGAGCCGCCAGCACGCCGGGGTGATCGCGCTCGGCTGGCACGACCACCCGCATCCGTGGCCGGGGAACGTGGCCACCATCATCCACCACGCGCCGTGCGACCTGCTGATCGCCCGCCTCGATCATGGCGCGCCGCGCGCCTTCCGCGTCATCCTGACGATCTTCGACGGCTCGGCGCCCGGACGCACCGCGGTACGGGTCGCCGCGACGCTCGCGAAGCGTCTCTCCTGCCAGCTGACCGTACTGGTCACCACACCTGCCCCGGTACCCGAAACGTCGGATGCGACGGTGCTGCACCGACAACCGTCGCGGCTGGGCACGGCGCTCCGGCAACTGCCCTGCGACCTGCTCGTCGCACCGCACGACGGCGTCGGCCGCCCTGCCACCCACGGCCTCACCATGCACTTCGTGCGTTCCTGCAACGCATCCGTGCTGCTCCTTCGCGCGGAGCGGTCCCCCGGCATCCGGCGCATTCCGCGACCCTGA
- a CDS encoding DUF1330 domain-containing protein — MAKGYWVSVYRTIADPEKLAAYNKLAGPAVRAAGGRTIVRGGRVVGHDAGIAERTVLVEFDSFEQAVAARASAAYQEALDALADGVERDFRIVEGLD; from the coding sequence GTGGCCAAGGGTTACTGGGTCAGCGTCTACCGCACCATCGCGGACCCCGAGAAGCTGGCTGCCTACAACAAGCTGGCTGGTCCAGCCGTCCGGGCCGCGGGCGGGCGGACCATCGTCCGCGGCGGCCGGGTCGTCGGCCACGACGCCGGGATCGCCGAGCGCACCGTCCTGGTCGAGTTCGACAGTTTCGAACAGGCGGTCGCCGCGCGTGCGAGTGCGGCCTACCAGGAGGCGCTGGACGCACTCGCCGACGGCGTCGAGCGCGACTTCCGCATCGTCGAAGGCCTCGACTGA
- a CDS encoding MarR family winged helix-turn-helix transcriptional regulator, whose product MSRRDTGHRASDAIGSALYELATSAVRRLPRDMSLASAATLATLDKTGPRRITDLAVAEGVTQPAMTVLVRVLEESGLVERKGDPSDKRVTLVCLTEAGASYVRTRHQAGVHAYARLIDELTGDEVEALAAALPALLRLAEWESRGREEPVR is encoded by the coding sequence GTGAGTCGTCGAGACACCGGGCACCGGGCTTCCGATGCCATCGGGTCGGCCCTCTACGAGCTGGCCACCAGCGCCGTGCGGCGGCTCCCTCGCGACATGAGCCTGGCATCCGCCGCCACCTTGGCCACCCTGGACAAGACCGGCCCGCGACGGATCACCGATCTGGCGGTGGCCGAGGGCGTCACCCAGCCCGCGATGACCGTCCTGGTCCGGGTGCTGGAGGAGTCCGGGCTGGTCGAGCGGAAGGGCGACCCGTCCGACAAGCGGGTCACGCTGGTGTGCCTGACCGAGGCCGGCGCGTCCTACGTCCGGACACGGCACCAGGCGGGCGTCCACGCGTACGCGCGGTTGATCGACGAACTCACCGGCGACGAGGTCGAGGCTCTCGCCGCAGCGCTTCCGGCGCTGCTGCGGCTGGCGGAGTGGGAAAGCCGCGGCCGAGAAGAGCCGGTCCGGTGA
- a CDS encoding cysteine desulfurase-like protein — translation MTIDLTALRAHFPSLDTGLAFFDGPGGTQTPRAVADAIAATLTGPLSNRGTVSPSERNAGRAVADFRAAYADLLNVPARGIVHGRSATQLTYDFSRHLAKDWAAGDEIVVSRLDHDSNVRPWIQAAERVGVAVRWIEIDGATMDLDLGSFERALSPRTRLVALTAASNVLGTKPPVRRIADRAHEVGALVYVDGVHYAAHELVDVPALGADLFVCSPYKFLGPHCGVLAGTPELLESLRPDKLLPSSDAVPERFEFGTLPYEILAGATAAVDFLATLDPGTGVTRRERLAHSLAALHEHEHSLRTRMEEGLRALGDAVTLYSTAADRTPTLLLGFEGRDARAAQLHLAARDVLAPAGSFYAYEPFAALPLPNPALRAGLAPYSTSDDVDRLLDGLASFR, via the coding sequence ATGACGATCGACCTGACCGCGCTCCGAGCCCACTTCCCGTCCCTGGACACCGGCCTCGCCTTCTTCGACGGACCGGGCGGTACCCAGACCCCGCGTGCCGTCGCCGATGCCATCGCCGCGACGCTGACCGGCCCGCTGTCCAACCGCGGGACGGTCAGCCCGTCCGAACGCAACGCCGGGCGAGCCGTGGCCGACTTCCGGGCCGCGTACGCCGACCTGCTGAACGTGCCCGCGCGCGGCATCGTCCACGGGCGCAGCGCCACCCAGCTCACCTACGACTTCTCCCGGCATCTGGCCAAGGACTGGGCCGCCGGCGACGAGATCGTCGTCAGCCGCCTGGATCACGACAGCAACGTCCGGCCCTGGATCCAGGCGGCGGAACGGGTCGGGGTGGCCGTGCGCTGGATCGAGATCGACGGCGCGACGATGGATCTCGACCTCGGTTCGTTCGAGCGGGCGCTGTCACCGCGTACCCGGCTGGTCGCGCTCACCGCCGCCTCGAACGTGCTGGGGACCAAACCGCCGGTACGCCGGATCGCCGACCGGGCGCACGAGGTCGGCGCCCTGGTGTACGTGGACGGCGTCCACTACGCCGCGCACGAGCTGGTGGACGTGCCGGCCCTCGGCGCGGACCTGTTCGTGTGCTCGCCGTACAAGTTCCTGGGGCCGCACTGCGGGGTGCTCGCCGGAACACCCGAGCTGCTCGAGTCGCTGCGCCCGGACAAGCTCCTGCCGTCCTCCGACGCGGTACCGGAGCGCTTCGAGTTCGGCACGCTGCCGTACGAGATCCTGGCGGGTGCCACCGCGGCCGTGGACTTCCTCGCCACGCTCGACCCCGGTACCGGGGTCACCCGCCGGGAGCGGCTCGCGCATTCGCTGGCCGCCCTGCACGAGCACGAGCACTCGCTGCGTACCCGGATGGAGGAGGGGCTGCGGGCGCTCGGCGACGCCGTCACGCTGTACTCGACGGCGGCGGACCGGACCCCGACGCTGCTGCTGGGTTTCGAGGGCCGCGACGCGCGCGCCGCCCAGCTGCACCTGGCGGCACGTGACGTGCTGGCCCCCGCCGGGTCGTTCTACGCGTACGAGCCCTTCGCCGCGTTGCCGTTGCCGAACCCGGCCCTGCGAGCGGGTCTGGCCCCGTACAGCACCTCCGACGACGTGGACAGGTTGCTCGACGGGCTGGCGTCGTTTCGCTGA